In Ruminiclostridium papyrosolvens DSM 2782, the following proteins share a genomic window:
- a CDS encoding O-fucosyltransferase family protein, whose amino-acid sequence MSNSRFLLIKSLGGSIWNDVDHVICQMFAAELTNRIPVVYWGMESLYSESINTNSYETFFEPISQYNFHDVVRPEYSYYPVVWRFENVLAEDTDRYKMENRELNGMMRSEANVVVSDTYYPLRALLPYVRSGHWAYGKTPYQIYRFIFDTYIKLQPSILKEVQKFVNTNPDFRDERPILGVHVREKAIVNEVAQLYDLNEFYKPNIWQFIVKYNVRHLFLITDSNAVYKQYKKLYNKNDMLICTDSKKVPLKERVPTALLSYPNKRHKGVELVKDTIEIIKDTYIASKCDFFIGNGYSSLSNTVLRLRDWPESNIKLLY is encoded by the coding sequence ATGTCGAATAGTAGATTTCTTCTGATAAAGTCACTGGGAGGCAGCATATGGAATGATGTGGACCATGTGATATGTCAGATGTTTGCCGCCGAACTGACAAACCGGATTCCGGTAGTATACTGGGGAATGGAAAGCCTCTACAGTGAATCCATTAATACAAATTCATATGAAACATTTTTTGAGCCTATATCCCAATATAACTTCCACGATGTAGTACGTCCGGAGTATTCTTACTACCCTGTGGTATGGAGGTTTGAAAATGTACTGGCTGAAGATACAGATAGATACAAAATGGAAAATAGAGAACTCAACGGTATGATGAGAAGTGAAGCCAATGTGGTTGTAAGTGATACTTATTACCCTTTGAGAGCACTTTTGCCATATGTAAGAAGTGGCCATTGGGCCTATGGGAAAACTCCGTATCAGATATACAGGTTTATATTTGACACATATATAAAATTACAGCCGTCAATACTAAAAGAAGTTCAAAAATTTGTAAATACTAATCCGGATTTCAGAGACGAAAGACCTATTTTAGGGGTACATGTAAGAGAGAAGGCAATAGTAAACGAGGTGGCTCAATTATATGACCTGAATGAGTTTTACAAGCCGAATATATGGCAGTTTATTGTAAAGTACAATGTACGACACTTGTTTCTCATAACCGATTCAAATGCCGTTTATAAGCAATATAAAAAGCTGTATAACAAAAACGATATGTTAATATGTACCGACAGCAAGAAGGTACCTCTTAAAGAGAGAGTTCCTACTGCCCTTCTCAGCTACCCAAATAAGCGTCACAAAGGAGTAGAGCTTGTGAAGGATACTATTGAAATAATTAAAGATACTTATATAGCTTCAAAATGTGATTTCTTTATTGGAAATGGATATTCAAGTCTCTCAAATACCGTATTAAGGTTAAGAGACTGGCCTGAATCAAATATAAAGCTTTTATATTGA